A single region of the Anaerostipes rhamnosivorans genome encodes:
- a CDS encoding GerW family sporulation protein — translation MSKEKFNETVDSLFQGIEGFMTSKTVVGDPIYVKDTIILPLVDVSFGMGAGDYRADRKARGYGGIGGKMTPSAVLVIRDGQTKLVNVKNQETITKLLDMVPDVIDKFTKKEETLEDIVEDLENE, via the coding sequence ATGAGCAAAGAAAAGTTTAATGAGACCGTGGACTCGTTATTCCAGGGCATTGAGGGATTTATGACCTCAAAAACGGTAGTCGGAGATCCGATTTATGTGAAAGACACGATCATCCTGCCGCTGGTGGACGTATCCTTCGGCATGGGAGCCGGGGATTACCGAGCAGACCGGAAAGCCCGCGGATACGGCGGCATCGGGGGAAAGATGACTCCCAGCGCCGTCCTTGTGATCCGTGATGGACAGACAAAGCTTGTCAATGTGAAAAACCAGGAGACCATTACCAAGCTGCTTGATATGGTTCCGGATGTGATCGACAAATTTACAAAAAAAGAAGAGACACTAGAAGACATTGTGGAAGACTTGGAAAACGAATGA